A part of Eubacterium sp. AB3007 genomic DNA contains:
- a CDS encoding mechanosensitive ion channel family protein, giving the protein MEDIKETINIPYVNDTYFWKAVAVCVVLLAGWIAIRLVLRVLRRTLGRSGLDESTHMLVFRVVKLILWILVLLLALSQVDTKLLAPLLTVLGTCGVAIALALKDSLGNVAGGLILVFTKPFVAGDEVEISGNSGLVDRIDLFTTHLHTFDNRVIIIPNGTITNSTIINATRQELRRVDALFYVSYDSDIDKVKKILYKLAEDGPMLLKEPAPYIALTEHGDSSLIFKVGIWCRTEDRFLAATYIEENVKLRFDEEGIAIPYPHMDVRVHEVTATEDD; this is encoded by the coding sequence ATGGAGGATATCAAGGAAACCATCAACATTCCCTATGTCAACGATACGTATTTTTGGAAGGCTGTGGCCGTTTGCGTCGTTCTGCTGGCTGGGTGGATCGCCATTCGACTGGTACTGAGGGTCTTGCGCAGGACATTGGGCAGAAGCGGGCTGGACGAATCGACCCACATGCTGGTGTTCCGAGTGGTGAAACTCATCCTGTGGATCCTGGTGTTGTTGCTGGCTTTGTCTCAGGTGGACACAAAGCTATTGGCGCCGCTTCTGACAGTGCTGGGCACCTGCGGAGTGGCTATCGCCCTGGCCCTGAAGGACAGTCTCGGCAACGTGGCCGGCGGACTGATCCTGGTATTCACAAAGCCGTTCGTGGCGGGGGACGAGGTGGAGATCTCCGGGAACTCAGGGCTGGTGGATCGGATAGACCTTTTCACAACCCATTTGCATACTTTCGATAATCGGGTTATAATAATACCTAATGGTACCATAACAAATTCTACTATCATAAATGCCACCAGACAGGAGCTGCGTAGAGTGGATGCTTTGTTCTATGTGAGCTATGACTCTGACATCGACAAGGTGAAGAAGATCCTGTACAAGTTGGCGGAGGACGGCCCCATGCTGTTGAAGGAACCGGCGCCCTACATCGCGCTGACCGAGCACGGGGACAGCAGTCTGATCTTCAAGGTCGGTATATGGTGCAGAACAGAGGATCGGTTCCTCGCTGCTACATATATAGAGGAAAATGTGAAATTGCGATTTGATGAAGAAGGAATTGCAATCCCGTATCCGCATATGGATGTGCGGGTGCACGAAGTTACTGCTACAGAAGACGATTAA
- a CDS encoding pyruvate carboxylase, with translation MAEIKKFKRVLVANRGEIAIRVFRACSELGIRTVAIYSEEDKTAPFRKKADESYQIGKGKDPVSAYLGIDEIIALAKSKGVDAIHPGYGFLSENADFADACERAGIEFIGPTGEMMNQLGDKIQSKIVADEVGVPTIPGVEKAIENEEEALEIADKCGYPVILKAAAGGGGRGMRVVREKSNLVSEYRAAKSEAGKAFGIDDVFIEKYLENPKHIEVQLLGDKDGNIVHLYERDCSIQRRHQKVVEFTPSLCLTDKQRQAICNDALKIGRFVNYRSAGTVEFLLDKDGNHYFIEMNPRIQVEHTVTELSTGIDIVQAQIKIAQGYTLDSPEINIKSQADIRQGDYAIQCRITTEDPANNFAPDTGIIEVYSSSSGFGIRLDGGSGGAGAEVTPYYDSLLVKVTAFARTFEDTRRKAIRALQEMQIKGVKTNINFLLNVMNHPDFIAGNCDTGFIAANPELLDVRAIVDRELKVLNYIGNIVVNQTRGEKPHFNVPAFPRIPKTETNQLVGTKQMLDRKGPEAVAKWALEQNKLLITDTTMRDAQQSLMATRVRTIDMTKIAPAVALYEQDAFSMEMWGGATFDTAYRFLKESPWDRLDELREKIPNVMFQMLIRGANAVGYKNYPDNVIREFVKLAAEGGIDVFRIFDSLNWIPGMEVALDEVLKQGKLAEATICYTGDVLDVSREKYNMDYYVRKAKELEKMGTHIIGIKDMTGLLKPVAAYRLVKALKNEVSVPIHLHTHDTTGNGVATVLMAAEAGVDIVDAAINSMSGLTSQPALNSIVAAMQYSERDTGMDPAKLQIISDYWEDVRPVYKPFESDLDTPSAEIYRYEIPGGQYSNLKAQVDSFGLGHRLHDVKEMYKRVNDMLGDIVKVTPSSKAVGDMAIFMVQNDLTPENILEKGQGIDFPDSIVSFFEGMMGQPEGGFPKDLQKLVLKDKKPVTCRPGDLLPPEDFDYIKKGLIKYFGIEGTPREVISYAMYPKVFEDYLKSIKKDGRFTLMGSDVFFHGLAEGETCEVKLDEGNEMVLKLTEIRDVDKEGNRELDFELNGNRRYIQVKDEHVEAAISVSTRFADEDNPMEIGANIPGKIVKVLVEVGDVVEDQQPVAVIEAMKMETNIIAKSAGKVEEILVKQDQQVKAGELIAVLK, from the coding sequence ATGGCAGAAATTAAGAAATTCAAAAGAGTGCTGGTCGCCAACAGGGGAGAGATCGCGATCCGTGTATTCCGCGCCTGCAGCGAACTGGGAATCCGTACCGTTGCAATCTATTCTGAGGAGGACAAGACAGCACCCTTCAGAAAGAAGGCAGACGAGTCTTACCAGATCGGAAAAGGAAAAGATCCTGTATCCGCCTACCTGGGCATCGATGAGATCATCGCTCTGGCCAAGTCCAAGGGCGTAGACGCGATTCATCCGGGCTACGGATTCCTCTCTGAGAACGCGGATTTCGCAGACGCCTGCGAGAGGGCCGGCATCGAGTTCATCGGGCCTACCGGAGAGATGATGAACCAGCTGGGAGACAAGATCCAGTCCAAGATCGTAGCAGATGAGGTGGGTGTCCCTACCATCCCGGGTGTTGAGAAAGCAATCGAGAACGAAGAAGAAGCGCTTGAAATCGCTGACAAATGCGGGTATCCTGTCATCCTGAAGGCAGCCGCCGGCGGCGGCGGACGCGGAATGCGAGTAGTCCGCGAGAAGTCCAACCTCGTTTCTGAGTACAGGGCTGCCAAGAGCGAGGCCGGAAAAGCTTTCGGTATCGACGATGTGTTCATCGAGAAGTATCTGGAGAACCCAAAGCACATCGAGGTTCAGCTTCTGGGAGATAAGGACGGAAACATCGTCCACCTGTATGAGAGAGATTGTTCGATCCAGCGTCGGCATCAGAAGGTTGTAGAGTTCACTCCATCTCTCTGCCTGACTGACAAGCAGAGACAGGCGATCTGCAACGATGCTCTGAAGATCGGCCGCTTCGTCAATTACAGAAGTGCTGGAACCGTCGAGTTCCTGCTGGACAAAGACGGCAACCACTATTTCATCGAGATGAACCCGAGGATCCAGGTTGAGCATACCGTCACAGAGCTCTCCACCGGTATCGACATCGTGCAGGCACAGATCAAGATCGCGCAAGGGTACACTCTGGATTCCCCGGAGATCAACATTAAGAGCCAGGCAGATATCCGTCAGGGAGATTATGCCATTCAGTGCCGTATCACCACCGAGGATCCTGCCAACAACTTTGCCCCCGACACAGGCATCATCGAGGTGTACAGCAGTTCCTCCGGTTTCGGCATCCGTCTTGACGGAGGCAGCGGAGGAGCCGGGGCAGAGGTCACTCCGTACTATGACAGCCTGTTGGTGAAGGTCACCGCGTTTGCCAGGACTTTTGAGGATACGAGGCGAAAAGCCATCCGCGCTTTGCAGGAGATGCAGATCAAAGGAGTCAAGACCAACATCAACTTCCTGCTGAACGTGATGAACCATCCTGATTTCATCGCCGGTAACTGCGACACAGGATTCATCGCCGCCAATCCGGAGCTGCTGGATGTGAGAGCGATTGTGGACAGAGAATTGAAGGTCCTGAACTACATCGGTAACATAGTGGTCAACCAGACCCGTGGTGAAAAACCGCACTTCAACGTACCGGCTTTCCCACGGATCCCGAAGACCGAGACCAACCAGTTGGTCGGAACCAAGCAGATGCTGGACCGCAAAGGACCGGAAGCTGTTGCCAAATGGGCGCTGGAGCAGAACAAGCTGTTGATCACCGATACGACTATGCGAGATGCACAGCAGTCTCTGATGGCGACCCGTGTGCGTACAATCGATATGACCAAGATTGCGCCGGCAGTGGCGCTGTACGAGCAGGATGCGTTCTCCATGGAGATGTGGGGCGGTGCCACCTTCGATACTGCCTACCGGTTCCTGAAGGAGTCTCCATGGGATCGTCTGGACGAACTGCGTGAGAAGATCCCTAACGTCATGTTCCAGATGCTGATCCGCGGTGCCAACGCTGTTGGATACAAAAACTATCCAGACAACGTGATCAGAGAGTTCGTCAAGCTGGCAGCAGAGGGCGGCATCGATGTATTCCGTATCTTTGACTCTCTTAACTGGATCCCGGGCATGGAAGTGGCCCTGGACGAAGTGCTGAAGCAGGGTAAACTTGCGGAGGCGACGATCTGCTACACCGGCGATGTGCTGGATGTTTCCAGAGAGAAATACAACATGGACTACTATGTCCGCAAAGCCAAGGAACTGGAGAAGATGGGAACGCACATCATCGGGATCAAGGACATGACCGGTCTGCTGAAGCCGGTTGCCGCCTACAGACTGGTGAAGGCTCTGAAGAACGAGGTCTCCGTTCCGATTCACCTGCACACCCACGACACCACCGGAAATGGTGTTGCCACTGTGCTGATGGCAGCAGAGGCTGGCGTGGATATCGTGGACGCAGCCATCAACAGTATGTCCGGACTGACCTCTCAGCCGGCTCTGAACTCTATCGTGGCGGCTATGCAGTACAGTGAGAGAGATACCGGTATGGATCCGGCTAAACTGCAGATCATCTCCGACTACTGGGAGGATGTACGTCCGGTCTACAAGCCATTCGAGTCCGATCTGGACACTCCGTCCGCGGAGATCTACAGATACGAGATCCCGGGTGGACAGTACTCCAACCTGAAGGCACAGGTAGACAGTTTTGGTCTCGGGCATAGACTGCACGATGTAAAGGAAATGTACAAGCGTGTCAATGACATGCTGGGAGATATCGTCAAGGTCACACCGTCCTCCAAGGCGGTTGGTGACATGGCTATCTTCATGGTCCAGAATGACCTGACGCCGGAGAACATCCTGGAAAAGGGCCAGGGCATCGACTTCCCTGATTCCATCGTCTCCTTCTTTGAGGGTATGATGGGACAGCCGGAAGGCGGATTCCCGAAAGATCTGCAGAAGCTGGTGTTGAAGGACAAGAAACCAGTTACCTGCAGGCCGGGAGATCTGCTGCCGCCAGAAGATTTCGACTACATCAAGAAGGGCCTGATCAAGTACTTTGGCATCGAAGGTACCCCGAGAGAGGTCATCAGTTACGCCATGTATCCGAAGGTCTTTGAGGATTACCTGAAATCCATCAAGAAAGACGGCCGGTTCACCCTCATGGGATCCGACGTATTCTTCCACGGCCTGGCCGAGGGCGAGACCTGCGAGGTCAAGCTTGACGAAGGTAATGAGATGGTGCTTAAGCTCACTGAGATCCGCGATGTGGACAAGGAAGGTAACAGAGAACTGGACTTCGAGCTCAACGGCAACCGTCGTTATATCCAGGTGAAGGACGAGCATGTGGAAGCAGCGATTTCTGTATCCACCAGATTTGCGGATGAGGATAACCCGATGGAGATCGGCGCTAACATCCCGGGCAAGATCGTGAAGGTCCTGGTGGAAGTGGGTGATGTGGTCGAGGATCAGCAGCCTGTTGCTGTCATCGAAGCCATGAAGATGGAAACCAACATCATCGCCAAGTCCGCCGGTAAGGTGGAAGAGATCCTGGTGAAACAGGATCAGCAGGTCAAGGCCGGCGAGTTGATCGCAGTCCTGAAATGA
- a CDS encoding sodium:alanine symporter family protein, whose translation MIAFIDWFDGFLWGLPLIIVLLGTHVFCTVRTGVVQIHTFKGIKLSVTPDPDGEGDVSQFGALTTALAATIGTGNIIGVATAIANGGPGAVFWMWMTGVFGIATKYMETAMSVKYREQTEDGRMIGGAFTALERGMNAKWLGVIFALLGAIAAFGIGCMTQANSISTALGQNFGLPTWVSGIIVSVFTAFVILGGVKSITRVTERLVPFMAAFYVIGCIIVLCMNGGAVGTAFALIFKGAFTAQAGVGGLFGFTVAQAIRYGCARGLFSNESGMGSAPIVAASAKTRNPVRQSLVSMTGTFWDTVIICLLTGLTLVSSAVAHPEFVAGGVEDTTVLTFQAFGLIPVIGRPIIALSLALFAYSTILGWSYYGERCAEYLCGPKIITPYKIAFVIFSFVGCVVALNTVWTIADILNGLMVVPNVIGVWALSGVLVKDLKTYVNDIDAVDPTPIPVVNKQIADL comes from the coding sequence ATGATAGCTTTTATTGACTGGTTTGACGGCTTTCTATGGGGCCTTCCTCTGATCATTGTCCTTCTGGGAACACATGTGTTCTGTACAGTCAGAACCGGTGTTGTTCAGATCCACACGTTCAAGGGGATCAAACTATCCGTGACACCTGACCCGGATGGTGAAGGTGATGTCTCGCAGTTCGGTGCGCTGACAACGGCACTGGCTGCTACCATCGGTACCGGAAACATCATCGGTGTGGCGACCGCGATCGCCAATGGTGGACCGGGCGCCGTATTCTGGATGTGGATGACTGGCGTGTTCGGCATCGCTACCAAGTACATGGAGACAGCGATGTCCGTCAAGTACAGAGAGCAGACAGAAGACGGTCGTATGATCGGTGGCGCGTTCACAGCTCTGGAAAGAGGCATGAACGCCAAGTGGCTGGGTGTGATCTTCGCTCTGCTGGGAGCCATCGCAGCCTTTGGTATCGGCTGTATGACACAGGCGAACTCGATATCCACAGCACTGGGACAGAACTTCGGTCTCCCCACATGGGTATCCGGTATCATCGTTTCTGTGTTCACAGCATTCGTAATCCTGGGCGGCGTCAAGTCCATCACCAGAGTTACTGAGAGACTGGTACCGTTCATGGCAGCATTCTACGTCATCGGTTGTATCATCGTTCTGTGCATGAACGGTGGCGCAGTTGGTACAGCATTCGCACTGATTTTCAAGGGCGCATTCACCGCACAGGCTGGCGTCGGAGGTCTGTTCGGATTTACCGTTGCGCAGGCGATCCGCTATGGATGTGCTAGAGGTCTGTTCTCCAACGAGTCCGGTATGGGTTCCGCTCCGATCGTAGCGGCATCCGCCAAGACCAGAAACCCCGTAAGACAGTCTCTGGTCTCCATGACAGGTACCTTCTGGGATACCGTCATCATCTGCCTGCTGACAGGTCTGACTCTGGTCAGTTCCGCAGTGGCACATCCGGAGTTCGTTGCTGGCGGCGTAGAGGACACCACCGTCCTGACCTTCCAGGCATTCGGCCTGATTCCGGTCATTGGACGTCCTATCATCGCTCTGTCCCTGGCACTGTTCGCATACTCGACGATCCTCGGATGGTCCTACTATGGTGAGAGATGTGCAGAGTACCTGTGCGGACCCAAGATCATCACTCCGTACAAGATCGCTTTCGTTATCTTCTCCTTCGTAGGATGCGTAGTCGCGCTGAACACCGTATGGACCATCGCAGACATCCTGAACGGACTGATGGTCGTTCCGAACGTTATCGGTGTCTGGGCACTGTCCGGCGTATTGGTGAAGGATCTGAAGACATATGTCAACGACATCGACGCAGTGGATCCAACACCGATTCCAGTGGTCAACAAGCAGATCGCCGATCTGTAA